The genomic interval GGCTTGGCCCACTATGGCCCCTTGAAGAAATCCATCTCGGCCGACTCCCtcagctccatctcctccattGGGAACAACTTTGGTCAGGATTTCACGGTGGGGCAGGTGGAGGTCTCCATGGAGTACGACGGGAAGGCGGCCGCCCTGCACGTGACGCTGCTGCAGGGCAAGGACCTTCTGGAGAAGGAGGACGCTCACTTTGAGTCCTGCTTCATCCGCATCAGCCTCCTCCCCGCCGAGCAGATCGTCGGCATCTCCCGGGTGAGACCCTCACTCCCCTGGGCACCTCTGGGGGGAGCGGGTGAAGATCTGGGTGGCTGCACCAGCAGGGCCAGAACCCAggggtgttttggggtgaaGCTTCCCATTCTAAGTGCTCCAAGAGATGGTGTTGGGAAGTGGGAGCCTCTGTTTcctctcagcagctgctttttggcACACCTTGGGGTCAGCCTGTTGGGCTCAGTGAGGATATTCTGGAATGGAGCAGAAAGCTTCACCCCACCAAGGGAACCCTCCCATGGGGCAGGGGTACCATGCCAGCCAGCACTgccttcaaaatatttccacagCTTCCTTTTCAGACCATTTTTCCATCCCAAGATCAGGCTCTTTATTTATGCTctgtattatatttattattttgcatcGTTACTCATAATTCACCAGCACTCTTTACCCTCTTCTGCTGTCCCGAGACAAGTCCTAAAGACACTTCtggtccttttttctttaatgcttcccaccccaggggctgctggtggaCCCAGAGGGTCCGGGCTgagcccctgctcctctgccacaCCCTGAGCTCCCAGGGTGCAGAGCTGCCCCACTCCTGCATCTGCCAGCACCAAACCAATCTACACTTTGTAATTAACAGAATTaacaggcagcagggcagctcACGGCCCATTTTCTGCCCCAGCCTCCCAGTTTAGCTCGGGTGTGCCCCCCCATACACAACCTCTGTCCTTGGGGCTCGGGGACACCTTgtcctggctgctccctgcagttCCCACCAGTGGACGGGGTGGAGATCTCCCACGGGTGGTGACCCCGGGAATCCCCACCCTGCCCGTGGCAGATCCAGCGCAGTGCCTACTCCGTGGCCTTTGATGAGCacttctccatccctctggaCCCCTCGGCCCTGGAGGAGAACGTTCTGCGCTTCTGCGCCTTCGGCATCGACGAGGACGAGCGCAGCGTCAGCACCGGCCTGGCCGAGATCAAACTCTCAGACCTGGACCTGACCACCCGGCCCTTCACTGCCTGGCTCTACCTGCAGGACACCAACAAGGTGAGGGGCGAGGGGGGtgctgccccagctcccagatggggctctggggggggCTTCTCCTCCCTGGGGTTGACGCCGGGTGGTGGGACGTTGTGTCCTGCAGGACACGAACATGTTgatggggtggtggtgggtcACCTCCCACGTTGGGGGTTTCTGGGAGGGGTTTCTCCTCCCTGGGGCTGATGCTGGGCCATGGGCTGTTGTGTCCTGCAGGCAGTGGACACAGTGGGGGAGATCCTGCTCTCCCTGAGCTACCTGCCCACGGCTGAGCGCCTGACAGTGGTGGTGGTCAAAGCCAAGAACCTCGTGTGGACCAACAGCAAAGCGACCGCAGGTGAGCCTGGGGTCCCTTGGTCTCCTGCAGGCTGGAGGTGGAATTTCCATCCTGGTTTATCCTGCTGCCCTGCATGGATATTGATTGGAATGGCTCCCATGGTGGACAGGCCCGACCAGGAATAGTAGGGTCTACCACCAGAGATGCTTCCCCAGTTTCCCCGTATCACTGGTACAACGTGTGGCTGACCCCAGGGTTCCTGTCCCCCCACAGACCCCTTTGTCAAGGTGTACCTGCTGCAGGATGGCAGGAAGATCAGCAAGAAGAAGACTGCGGTGAAGAGGGACGACACCAACCCCGTGTTCAACGAGGCCATGATCTTCTCAGTGCCAGCCATCGTGCTCCAGGTCTGTCCCAGCTTGGGGGGGGACGGGACAGgtcccagcctggggacacccccctccccattGCTCCTCCAGGTCCCCAAATCCCTGCATGGATGGGAACTTCCTGGGGCGtcctggggaggtggcaggagctggggggaacTGTGGATGTTCTGGGGGCTACAGGGGGGTGCAGGGTCCGTTTGTGTGCGGGTgtctggggaagggagggggagcTGTGGATTGGGGCTGGGGTCTGTGCTGTGCACAGCCtcattgtgtgtgtgtgtgtcccccaggACCTGTCCCTGCGGGTGACGGTGGCCGAGTGCGGTGAGGACGGCCGAGCTGACAACACGGGGCACGTCCTGATCGGCCCCACAGCCAGTGGGATGGGCACCACACACTGGAACCAGATGCTGGCCACGCTGAGGAAACCCATCTCCATGTGGCACCCGCTCCGCAGGAACTAACGGGGGACCCCCAGGGGGCTGCACCCCAGCACTGGGCAGGGGGgctcagcccagagctgctgatgtGGCATGGTCAGAGCATCCTCCTGCTGAGGAGCACCCAGTGAGACTTTGGCTCTGCACACCTGGGTGGGCTGCACACCTGAGTGGGCTTCGCATGCACTGGAGGGACCCACCTGGAGAGGACCCCCCCTTCAAATGGACCCAAACCAGCAGCAATCTCCCCAAACTgctccccagcatcccacctGCTCCCTGGCACTGGCCGTGCCCCCCCGAGAGCTGCCGGGAGGGGGGGTCTGCTCTGGGAGGTGGATTTTGGTCAAACAGAGGGGAAATGGAGAGGGGGGGATAAAGTCCCAGCTTGGTGTGTTTTTTCTCAGCATGTGTGGTTTCTCTGGTGGGTTCTGCAGGGATCTGGGTGTGCTACAGGGGTGAGAACATTCCTGAGGGGAATGGGAAAATtagcagcaggaaaaacagTTGTTGGTAcagtttttccctctttttaatatttttttccagcagaggaAATCCCTGCCCATCTCAGTGGGCTGCAGGGGGCTTTTTCCCTTGCCTGGTGGTCTTTGAGCCTTAGCCCTGTGGTCAGACCCTGGCTGAGACCTCTCCTGAAGGCCCAGCCTGAGGGGGACAGCTTTGCACACCCAGCCCCTTTCCCTCACTTGGGGCTGCTCAGAACTGCACAGCAAattcctaatttatttttttttttaaggcaaattTCACTACTTGAGGGATAGTTTATACAGCCCTTGGTCCTGGAGTCCTGCTGGGACCTGCTCCTCCCAGAGCTCACTCAGTTTATCTGAAATGTGGGTGCAGAAGGGACCATCCTGACGAGGGGCAGGTGCAAGAGACTCCCcagttttataatttttaagcCTACCTCCTCTTccagaaggagggaggagaaaaagctcTTTGGATCCCATCTGCTCCTGGCTCGGCCCCTCTgtaaggtttggggttttggggctttttttttggggggagccACTGCCCTCTCTGTTTCCTGGAGAGGGGtctgggggctgtgctggagctcccccctgctgggggctgccctggggacacccctgtCCCGCTGGGACCCCACAGGGAAATCTGGGGGTGTTTGGGGCCCTTTGCCAGAGTAGGtgctggggtttgggggtgctggggacagggggtgcTGGGATGCTGTAAGCTGGggggaaacaaaaaagcaaaaaccccaaattgAGCCATTTAGCACAGATTAAAGATCCCAGGGTGGTGGTACCCCTCGCTGGCAGCgattttccttcctgctcctctgtctCCTCTGCCTGACCTCGGTTTTGGGGTGGGACTGGGGTTTCTCTTGCAGGCACTGCTTGGGCTCCTTCCCCTGGTTCCATTGCTCGCCAAGGCACAGGTTTCCTTCTCCCacgctcctcctcctcctccccttttccccaggAGCTCTGGTGTCCCATCTGCTGCCAGGCCAGCCCGTGCCATCGCTCTGCCGCCTGACGCACGGCGGTGCCGGGGACCCAGCCCCGagccaaggagctgctgggagcagaggaaggtgCTGGGCAGCAAGGtttgcccagggctggggctgcagggggagggggTTTGGAAGGATGAGGTTTACTgaagggttttggtttggtttggttttgttttttttttctggaaggagTTCACCGGCAGTACCAGCAGGCACCAAGGGCTGGGGGAAAAGCTGTTTGGTAGCTCCCTTGTGCCCCTGCAAACTGCTGAGCCAGGTCAGGATGAGCTGAGCCTTCCACTGGTGCTGGAATCACCCGTGGGTGAGATGTGAGGTATTCAGCCCCCAGGTGATGGGCCACAGGTCGTTTGGGGCTTTCTGCTGTgcccctctccagcacctcctcagcACCTTCTCCTTTGTGCTGGGGCCTGCATGTGCCACCCCGGGGacaaaaaatggctttttggGCTGTTCCTCAGCAGGTGGTGGGCCCTGGGCAATGCATCAGGACCTGCTGGGAGCCATCAAAGAGAGGGGACAGggccaggagctgtgggtggaGAAGAGTCTTTGGAGAAGAGGGTCAGCAGGCACAAACCAAAGTGGGAGATGGATTAGTTTGGGGGCAGAGGATCAGGAAAGGGTCTGTGAGGGAAGGGTGACACTGAAGCCCTCTCCCTCCCCGTGCAGGGTCAcatcctgcagcaggacagaggcTGGTGGGGCTGAGCCCCTCTcatggtggggaggggaggcagcctggctctgctggcccTCAGAGGGTGCCCAgtggcagctccagcacccagctgggagGATTGCTGTGCTGGGAAAGCAGAGTTGGAGACATCCATTTTCTTGGTCACCCTCCCTGGAGAGGAGGTGACCCAGGGGCTCAGTTCCTCCCTGGTTCCTCACAGACATTCATCTTCTCACTGGGAGGAACATCACAGTGACAGCTGGTGGCTTTAAGTGTTTTATTACCCGTTTTCCTGGCATTCCCCAGCCTCCCTGTGTACATCTATCCATCCCTCTGTCACTAGGTgacagggacagagctgctctccttcctctgccttgGCTCCAAGCTCTCTACCACCCAAAaaaggggtgtgtgtgtgtgtgtgtccccttttcctctggggctcagcacagcccctgtAGCATCTTTGGATTCTCTAGTCTGCCCCGTGTCTTTGAAGTTAGGAAAGAACTCCTGGGCTCcttcacttctctttctttttgctcttcctCTGGCTGGTCAGCTCACTGAGTTTCTTGTCCAGGCGCCGCTGGAGGTGAGCTCTCCTGGCAGGATCCAGGGATTTGTCTTTGGAGCCACTCCCAGGGTAGAGAACCCCTTCCCTGCTGATCCTCTGCCGGGCCTGGGCCTTGGCCTTCTCCCCACAGCCATGAACCTGCCAGAGAGAGAACAGACACAGCTGGGGAACTCTTGGACTCCTGGGCATCAGGGGATTTTACTCAGAGCCTGGGATTCCTCTTCCACCTGCTCTGCACCTCCCCCTAAAGCCATTTATTTACAGCTCAGCtaacaggaaacaaaacagaaaggtgatttttctcctGGGATCTGCACAGCAGGTAACTCAGCTTTTTTGGATGGTTTAAGTGTCTCTTTCCAGAACTTTGAACATCTGGAGGAAGCTCCCACTCAGGTGtgagcagctgagctcctgACTGCAtgctcctctccagcccccCTGGCCCCGGGGTACCTCGGGGATGTGGTGGCTGAGGCAGTAGCTCCTCTTGCAGTGGGGACAGAGCTGTCCCAGGGTGGTCACGCTGGCCTGGCAGCAGGGGAAGCCACAGGTGGTGTCAgctttcacagcagcagcaatcagaGCATCGATATCTTCTTCTGCTCCACTGGAGGCTGATGGCTTTCCTGGGGAGGACACCTGGACACTGAACCACCTGCTCAGAAGTGGAGAAGGAACCCAAGCGaggtgcagctgcagcccctctgtCTGAGGCTGAGGAGGCTGCTTTGACATGGGCCAGGTAcccccctctcttcccctccttaCATTTGAGAGCCCCCCACCTAACTCTTGAGCTTCTCTTCCTGGGAAGGGGTGCCCAGCTTGGGATTTTTGGACTGAAACATTCCCCCAGGCACCCAAaccccctctctccccagtgCAGCCAACTGAGGTGGGCTCCTGCCTGTCCTCACACCTGCACAGTG from Heliangelus exortis chromosome 18, bHelExo1.hap1, whole genome shotgun sequence carries:
- the SYT12 gene encoding synaptotagmin-12: MDTAQMSRARVNVAASPPRWEIGIYATGALVLLGVAALNLWKLWRSGTYPAPSPFPNYDYRYLEQKYGAACEDVRHKRGMVLGSQRVLEKTSPIRKPSLRVDETFESINELGSLELMSRDLGLAHYGPLKKSISADSLSSISSIGNNFGQDFTVGQVEVSMEYDGKAAALHVTLLQGKDLLEKEDAHFESCFIRISLLPAEQIVGISRIQRSAYSVAFDEHFSIPLDPSALEENVLRFCAFGIDEDERSVSTGLAEIKLSDLDLTTRPFTAWLYLQDTNKAVDTVGEILLSLSYLPTAERLTVVVVKAKNLVWTNSKATADPFVKVYLLQDGRKISKKKTAVKRDDTNPVFNEAMIFSVPAIVLQDLSLRVTVAECGEDGRADNTGHVLIGPTASGMGTTHWNQMLATLRKPISMWHPLRRN